The DNA region ATGCAGCCGCTGACCCGCTGCCTGACTCACAGCTGAGCTGTTCTGTCTGGGCCCGGCGGAACCGTGGGACGTGACGCCACGCCTCAGACATTCAGagccacaaacaggaagcggctGCTCTGAGGTCAGCTGGGCCCAGCTGGTGGTGCGACGTAAAGGACCATTTCAGCCAAACGTTGTGTAACATCGGTCCTCGGCCGCAGCGAGTCCACCTTCATGACGACCAGGGATCGGTGGTGGATTCAAAGCCTGAGGACGCCGACGGTTCTGAATGAATCCTACTTGACCCACTTTTTCTTTGGGAGCCGTTGTGTCTGTTGAGGttccactcctcctccagcctggggCCGTGTCACCAGCATCTTCACACCTATTGTGTTGGACATTTTCTGCTTGGAGCAACTTGGCTCAGCGTCCTGGGTGTTTCCTGTGTAACGAACAAAGAACGGCTGTGTGCCGTTTGATTGGCTCGCTCCGAGCCCATGTCCATATATGAACAGCCTTCACTGCAGTCACTGACGCGATTGTGCTGCTGAGGTATTTCTGAAATGCAGGGGACTTTTCACCACTCACCTGTGACGGTCCGTTGGACAGAGGCGCCTTCATGTCCCTGCACCGggtccagaacagaaccgagtcagagCCCACGATGCTTCATGTGCTTGGTTACTTCTGTCTGGAGCAACATTTAGTTTCGTGTGTTCGTGGACTTGGAGATACCGTTGCTTTTGAACAGGTTTCGGACGGTTCCGAGGTGTTCGGGTCAGGCAGcgctgaaggtggaggagccagtgaagccgcGATCGAAGCCGTGATCCACACCCCCAAAGCAGCACACGTGTCTGCGGGAGACGAGACTCACAAGCTGCCACGTCCCGGGTACCGGGTCCGCTCACAGCTGCCGGGTCTTTAATGACACGCTCTGACTGCTGCATTACGACAGTGCTTTTAGTGGAACCATCTATGGTTGCCATAGAAACCAGAGGCCGCTGCTCAGGCAGACGATGACATGAACGGAGTGAACTGAGGCATCAGTCGGCCTCTGCGTGTGATGTGGTTCCGTGTGAGTGTAGGACGGGTCGCTGGGAGGTCCCTGTAACGGGCTTTTCCTCCTTCAGTGGCTCTGATGTGGTTGTCAGAAAACGAGGCTACAATGAGAAATTTTCCCTCCAGTTTGTCTGTGAgctgagctttgttctgtttttcctAAGAAACCAAATCCCTCCGCGTCGGGAATCTGGCCCGGTTTAACAGGAACAGCGCGTAATCTGAGCGGGTTCTGTTCCTCCGGCGTCGCAGGCCGACAAACCGCAGCAGGAACCCAAAGCTACAGGAATGTGGCtgatgctctgctctgtgtggaaACGAGTCCGATGACTGAGAGACGGTCCAGCGGCCCGAGGCCCGCACGGCGCCGCCATCTGGACCGCGTTAAGCAGCCTGGAAACGAAGGGCAACAACGAGCTGCGTGTTTTCAGAGCTGGGCTGTGTGGAAAACTGCAACGTGGTCCAACGTCTGACCGCTTGTGACAAAGCTGTTCCAGTGACGTGGCCTCGCTCTCAGCCGATGGCGTGaacgcccccccaccccacacacacacaccccccggacagcatcatcatcaggcTGCTTCTAATCCTCCATCGATGCTTCGTTCATTCCACAGGGAAATGACATGTTACTGGGATATTTGATGCAAATCTCTGTTTAGGAATGAGCCGGATGAGAACCGATGACCCACTCTCATGTTCTTCCCTCTGTGTTCAGGCCGGGCcgaggctgagctgcagaactTCAGCCCATACTACCGGAAGCAGTTCTCCGTGGCTCGGTTCTGTCGGGTGCAggatgagctggagcagcacaggGCAAAGGTCACGCAGCTGCTCCAACAGAGGGTAGGAGTGATCCTGGAGCAGCGCGGCGTGGGCTCGGTTCTGAAGTGACGCAACCCCTCcccgtgtttgtgctgcaggacACGCCCGCCGAGGCCGAGGTGATCTACGAAGGGCTCGTGTTCCACTTTGACgacagcaggaagtggaaggaGAGGTACGTGGTGGTGCGAGCCAACTACTGCCTGGACTGTCACGACAGCCTGCAGGTGAGCATGAGGCTGCTGCCACGGCCGGGCGCCAGCGAGCGCTCCTGCTAAAGGGCGGCTCTTCCTCAGAGCTTTGTTACAGGGGTTCCTCCCCGCTCCAAGCTGCTGCCCACGGGGGGCGCGGTGCTGACCAGCGAGGAGGCGTACATGGCCATGGTGGACCAGTGCTTCCCCGGAGACGCCAGTGAGTAGgactgggtggtggtggtggtggtgcagcacAGTTCATTTCTGATTCATTTCTCTGGTGTTGGACTCCAGCTTTGCTCGTTTATTGATACTGagaggaaatgaatgatgtTCCACAGTAAATAGTCAGAATTCAGGTTGAACAGCTTTGATTTCCTGGGCATCCAGCTTCTTGCCATGCGCGGTTCAGGGTTAATGGTTGAGGCTGGTTCGTCCTCATCACGTCTGCAGACGTCAGGCCCATGAATgtcgcacacaaacaggaatcTGTTTGCTACTGAAACTCCGGACTCTGGGGCGTCCAGCAGGTTTTTCACAAGCAGCTGCCTCAGACTGCAGTGACTCAGCTCATCTCCAGGTTTTCAGCGAATGGGGAGGATTATTCCTCAGAATGCTTGTGATTGTGTTGAGGATTAGCTGTTTGGAGGCGGAGGCAGGTTTGAACGGGTGCTCATCTGACTCAGTGTGTGAACTCAGACCTCTGCAGAGTCTGCGCTGTGTCTGGTCAGTGCTGCTGAATCACTTTGGCTCCAGGTCCTTCCAGCAGGAACGCTCACGCATCACTACAGCTTGCTGTCAGCTTGTGAACTGCGTTGTGGTCTTGTGCCATGTTTCTTGGGCTCAGATCCGGGGAAGGAGGACTTCGGGCCTCCGCTGTCAGGAATGCCGGGCCAGTTTCCCGTCTACCTGCGTCTGCCCTACAGGAGCGACTCCTACTTCTGCTTCAAACAGGAGGACAAGCAGGCAGCCTTCCTCTCCATGCTGTCAGACTGCATCCGACACCAGAACCAAGGTGGGCTCCCTCGCGGGCTCGGCACTGTGCCACACGGTGCCCAGCTTCAGTGGTCACACTGTAGGTGCAGTCAGTGAGTCGCTCCTTGAGAATGTGCTGGTCATTTATCAGAATTGCTCACTCCACGTCATTaaccagctgatcacaaccgTCTGATCCTTGGGCTCTCCTGTCGCCAGCCACTAAAACCCGTCTGTTTCTACTGAAgctttcaatgttaaacagatTTTTCCAGTTTACACCAGTTCCAAAGTGAATGGCAGCGTTCGTgtcactctctccctctggcTCAGACTTCCTGAAGAAGGACACGTGTGAAGTGCAGGCGTTCCTCAAAGCCGTGCAGCTCTACAGACAGGACCGTGGCAAATACGAGGCCTGGGACATGCTGATAGGCAGTGATGGGAGGGTAAGAGCCCGACTTCGGACCTCACGCTGAAGCTCCGAGGCGGCGGAAAGACTCCCTGTCTCGGTTGCTTCATGGCTCTGTGCTGTTTTCATTAGCCGAGTCTTTGACTAAAGCAGGTTCCTTCTACTCCGTGTTGCTGCGCCGCCCTTTGTGCTGCCTCTGCGTTGAGGTGTGTTTGACTTGGTGTAGGaagctggcacacacacacacacacacacacacgctgagaaATGCATGAAATGGATGAAATGTTGGCAGCAGTGTGTTTTCACCCTCAGCTGCAAGTCGTAAATCAGTGGAGTTCTCAGCCTTGATActagaagtgtgtgtgtccatgtgtgcacattgtttacatttgtcacCAGACAAGAGCAGCATCCACCCAGATGCAGGAATGTGGCAAGAATTCAGAAATGCTTTGTCAATGGTGCAAAGCATATTTGGACGAGATGCTCTTTGTGTGTATAAGACACTGCAGAAACATCTGGGTCTGAGGTCAGACCAGACCGGACCGACCGGTTTGTCTCTTCACTCAGTAAACTGGTTATCTCACTACAGAGGCAGATGGAAAAGGGTGATGTGAGGCCGCTTTCACTGCAGATCGAGATCTAAGATAAAGTTACAATAACTCAGCCGAGGTTTGAACAGACACAACTATGCGTCtgactgtgcgtgtgtttagGTGATGGCGAACCTGGTGATGGAGCAACTGCTGCCGTCTCTGCAGACTGACCTGCTGCCTCGTCTGAAGGCCAAGAGGTCTGAGAAGAAGAGAGTGTGGTTTGCTGTGAGtcgttcagctgctgctgttcctcctgCCTCTTTAATCTGTGTGACCAAAGCAAAGCTGCATTCATTATTCCACtgacaaagcactgctcatctGTTTCTGCAGCGTTTGCTTATGAGGCACCTTAAACTAAATGAATGCACAGACAAGTGAAACCCGAGCGCTTtagtctctgctctgctcatacTCAGACGGTGGAAGCCGCCTACTTCCTGGTCCAGGAGCACCTGTTGGACGGACTGTCTGTGCTGAAGGAGGAATGTCGAACGctggcccagcagcaggaggtgctcATGCACTCAGACCTGGACCAAATCCTCAGCTTGAGacggcagctggaggacaaaATCCAGGGTAGTTCTTCTGTTCTTCTGGAGTATAAAACCTTCCtcttcaggaggaagcagcgaTGAGTTAACAAGGTTCTGATTCCTTCTGCAGAAAAAGTCTCTGAGCCGGCACAGAAGCTGTGCTCGGAGTCGGTCCAGCCTTACCTGGGGTCCgtcctggaggagctgatggagccaATCAGCTGTGGTTTCCAGGAGGGACGACAGCTAAGTGAGCGCATGATGGACCAGGTCTGTAAGCACTTCCTGGAGGAAGCAAACGACAATCAAGTAAAAAAGGTTGGTTCCAGTCCTGGCTTCATCTGAAGTTGATGTAGAACTGTGGGCTTTATCAAATCCCACATCAGGACAGGAAATGTCCCTCTGACAGAGGAGCCCTCCCAcctctctttgtctcccagACGCTCTCTAAGATGGCGAGGCCGAACCTGTCCAGCTGCTACCAGAAGATCGGATCCCTGCAGGACAAactgcagaacctgcaggagaGATTTGGCTCGTCCGCTGTTACGGGCGCGATCCACAGCGCTCAGATCGACCTCCAGCAGGTACGGCTGCTCCCTCAGACCCAAGCCTGTCGACCCAAAGGCAGAAAGCAGTGCTGTAAAGCTCTTTAGAACCCCATCTCCTCTGTGCGTTTCTCTTTTAGCTGATGGACAACGCAGCGTTTACATTCGAGCAGCTTCTGTACAAGGCTGTGGAGGACAAGCCGGGCAGCGCCGCCTCTGCCATCGAAAAGGCCAAACACCGAGTGCTCAAGGTCAGGCGCCGTTCACACCTACAGCGTTCGGTTCGATTGAATCGAACCAAACGAACGAAACCGGTTCGTTTTGTCTGGTGTGAACACGGAGACCCCCAAAATGAGGAGGTCTCGATCCACATCAAATAGCGAACTCTGGTGCGGACCTCCTGGTGAGAACGCGGTCCGAACCAAAACGGGACCAACGCTGATCACGATTCGGTCAAATCTTCAGCTGATTAACATGCCGCCTCCTGCATTGCGTTGATTTGCACCTATGGCGACTCCAGTCCATCAATACACCTGCGCTTGGTAACTGAAAGTTTGAAACTGTAAGATTTGCGTTAAGTGGTAAATGCgagaaatgtaataaaagaTGAGCAGGGTGACGTGGTCCACAGCACGTGACCTTCTTCCCATGCAGTATTTACTTTTCTGCTTCTGTGACGGAGACAAATCTGACCAATCAGCAGAAAGAACGTTCTCACGTGGTCTCACGTGAAGCGTTTTGGATCGCTTGGATTTTTTAGTGTGTGAAACGGAACCAAACCGAGAGTTTTCAAACTCATTAACTGATTGGGACCAAAGCGAACGAATGAAGGTGTGAGGGCTCATCCTTAGCTGGTGATCTTATCTGCAGTGGGCTCATACGACAGCGTATGTTGCAGCGCTTTgacctcctgcctgtgtcctgcAGCAATATGACTATGACAGCAGTACCGTGAGGAAGAGGATCTTCCAGGAGGCTCTTGTTTCCGTCACTCTGCCTTTTATCAAGAAGAATCTCGCTGACATCTGCAAAAACGTGagtccaccacacacacacacacacacacacacacacacacacacacacacacctagtaCAGGGAAGTGAACAACCGCGTCATCCGTGTGTCTTCATAGAAACACATTATCTGGAGGCTCCTGCAGGCATTTTCTCTTTGCATCTTGTCCACACACAACGTCCTGATTATGAGTGTTGGATCACACGTGCAGGGCTCCATCACCACATCACTGTGGTTCTCATTTCATCTGCTTGTCCTCCTGCGTCCTGGTTGAAGGAGATGATGGACAGACAGCAGGTCTAACTCATCCGTCTTTTGCCTCTGTGCAGGAGCTTCAGGGTCTTGACCAGCTCATCTATGCTGACTATTCCAACTT from Betta splendens chromosome 4, fBetSpl5.4, whole genome shotgun sequence includes:
- the niban1a gene encoding protein Niban 1a isoform X1: MGNSASLLDESKSDYIKGRAEAELQNFSPYYRKQFSVARFCRVQDELEQHRAKVTQLLQQRDTPAEAEVIYEGLVFHFDDSRKWKERYVVVRANYCLDCHDSLQSFVTGVPPRSKLLPTGGAVLTSEEAYMAMVDQCFPGDANPGKEDFGPPLSGMPGQFPVYLRLPYRSDSYFCFKQEDKQAAFLSMLSDCIRHQNQDFLKKDTCEVQAFLKAVQLYRQDRGKYEAWDMLIGSDGRVMANLVMEQLLPSLQTDLLPRLKAKRSEKKRVWFATVEAAYFLVQEHLLDGLSVLKEECRTLAQQQEVLMHSDLDQILSLRRQLEDKIQEKVSEPAQKLCSESVQPYLGSVLEELMEPISCGFQEGRQLSERMMDQVCKHFLEEANDNQVKKTLSKMARPNLSSCYQKIGSLQDKLQNLQERFGSSAVTGAIHSAQIDLQQLMDNAAFTFEQLLYKAVEDKPGSAASAIEKAKHRVLKQYDYDSSTVRKRIFQEALVSVTLPFIKKNLADICKNELQGLDQLIYADYSNFIHVENVYESVLLQILDKEVTKVVKEAASLKKHNLFGDRDVASQSSRSSLSSPDSPATAAASSLRAPFEPQPPSPLVADCLKRITRVKEAPEEVGPGVGRDEDLPAAAEPSALAETGALIEVPAANVAAAPDTLVQERPSSVTADEVETAAEPEMQSTDAQNEMEVSEVPTVPESGKTDADEAAAQTEGPLPSPDPTPETLTTQQEGSSEGEPQRDSSDRKLEAPPSGEEPLGDSEPFTCSDPNSLDVSVGSESPGSDLESLEEAIATQSGDEAPTSSDALETTDSTSPVKVKDERRPQMEAGSSDAGPEEAAVSVKVESPPSDSSAAGSPLDSVKEIRNLVEEVTEVEDRVQHYPSQIPNEE
- the niban1a gene encoding protein Niban 1a isoform X2 — encoded protein: MAMVDQCFPGDANPGKEDFGPPLSGMPGQFPVYLRLPYRSDSYFCFKQEDKQAAFLSMLSDCIRHQNQDFLKKDTCEVQAFLKAVQLYRQDRGKYEAWDMLIGSDGRVMANLVMEQLLPSLQTDLLPRLKAKRSEKKRVWFATVEAAYFLVQEHLLDGLSVLKEECRTLAQQQEVLMHSDLDQILSLRRQLEDKIQEKVSEPAQKLCSESVQPYLGSVLEELMEPISCGFQEGRQLSERMMDQVCKHFLEEANDNQVKKTLSKMARPNLSSCYQKIGSLQDKLQNLQERFGSSAVTGAIHSAQIDLQQLMDNAAFTFEQLLYKAVEDKPGSAASAIEKAKHRVLKQYDYDSSTVRKRIFQEALVSVTLPFIKKNLADICKNELQGLDQLIYADYSNFIHVENVYESVLLQILDKEVTKVVKEAASLKKHNLFGDRDVASQSSRSSLSSPDSPATAAASSLRAPFEPQPPSPLVADCLKRITRVKEAPEEVGPGVGRDEDLPAAAEPSALAETGALIEVPAANVAAAPDTLVQERPSSVTADEVETAAEPEMQSTDAQNEMEVSEVPTVPESGKTDADEAAAQTEGPLPSPDPTPETLTTQQEGSSEGEPQRDSSDRKLEAPPSGEEPLGDSEPFTCSDPNSLDVSVGSESPGSDLESLEEAIATQSGDEAPTSSDALETTDSTSPVKVKDERRPQMEAGSSDAGPEEAAVSVKVESPPSDSSAAGSPLDSVKEIRNLVEEVTEVEDRVQHYPSQIPNEE